Part of the Hydrogenimonas thermophila genome, TCGGATAGAAATGAAACTGGTTCAAAAAAATATTATACTCAAACCCAAAGAGCGTGGCGTACATTTGGTAACGCAAGAGATAGTAACACAACTGCCTGAAATAAGAGAGTTTAAAACTGCTTTTTTACATCTTTTTTTACAGCATACCAGTGCAGCTCTTACTATCAATGAAAATGCTGATCCGGATGTACGCACCGATACAGAGACTTTTATTGATGATTTGGTACCTGACGGTTACCCAAAATTTAGACATATTTTAGAAGGGTATGATGACATGCCCG contains:
- a CDS encoding secondary thiamine-phosphate synthase enzyme YjbQ, with product MKLVQKNIILKPKERGVHLVTQEIVTQLPEIREFKTAFLHLFLQHTSAALTINENADPDVRTDTETFIDDLVPDGYPKFRHILEGYDDMPAHIKSMLFGCQLTIPITDGTLALGTWQGIYLIEARDHAGNRRVVATLQGNMV